The Palaemon carinicauda isolate YSFRI2023 chromosome 43, ASM3689809v2, whole genome shotgun sequence genomic sequence TTGCACCTGCCTCGCAGGATTCAATCCTCGGAAGGTGGATGCGAAGCTGTCCTATTATCGGTGGCGTTTTGAGAGCCGCCGATGAAGTCGAACGGTGTGAACTTAGACTGATGGAAATGCAGAGGGAAGCCGAAAGATTCAACGAACAGCTGAATTCGAATTGGCTCCTTCGAAAGCTTCTCCCCGAATTCCAACTTGGAGGAATTGAAGAAGAGGTCATTTCTATCGCCAGTTCAAACCACACAATTTACATCGGAGTAGCTCTTACAGTTTTCGTCATGGCTGGCAGGATCTTCTGGGCTGTGACCAGGAAGTCTGAGGAAAAAAGCAAAGAGGACGAAGAAGAGGAAATTGGAAAAGTGGAGCGAGCGGAAGATGACGAAGTCTGTagtgatgaaaccgaagaggaaagCACATTCGAAAATGAAGTTTCGGATGAATCTTCGGTGGAGGCTGCTGCAGATGAGGACATTTATCCTCAAGATGAGATTCCACAgacggaggaagagaaggaaactgATGAACTCGAAACAAGTGAAGAAATTGTTATGGAAAACTCTACTGAAAAAGAGCCGGTGCTGGAGAGCAAAAAAGAAGAATTCTTCAATAATGAaacggaagaagaagaagcttCTGTACGAGATGAGGATATTTCTCCCGAAGTTGAACAAATTACAGAGTTGGGAGAAGAGGAGAACATTATGGATGTTCCCACAGCAAGTGAAGAATCAGAAGTCCTTGCTGAAAGGAAAAAAACAGATGTTCCCACAGAAAGCGAAGATTCAGAAgtccttgctgaaagggaagaaacagatattccCACAGAAAGCAAAGATTCCGAAGTTCTGGCTGAATgggaagaaacagatgttcccaCAAGAAGCGAAGATTCAGAAGTCCTTGCTGAAAGGGAAGGAACAGATGTTTCCACAGAAAGCAAAGAAAGAGACAATATTCAGCAAGCAGTTCGGGAACATTCACAGGAAACTTATGAATATTCAGAATACGGATTTAATGGAGacgcagaagaaaaagaagaagaccaaGAGGATGAATATTACGAAGAAGAGTACTACGAAGAATATGACGAAGATTACTTCTATGAGGAATCTCTTTTAAGAGGTTCTGGCGTACACTGGGATTAAGCATCTACCTGGCTAAGATCTGAAATCCCAAGGCAAACAGAAGACAGTAGGACCAAAAAGAGCCTTGAAGGACCACCAGGGGAGATAGGATTCCCCTTAAATAGGCCCTAGGACATTAGTGCTCCAAAGGAACATGGATTCAGTGATGCTCCGCCTCACAGCCCTGGAAGGACGCCCGGCCTAACTGCCCAGCTTGAAGGCCACTTGGGACAGCCCAGAGGACAGGCCCTGCAGAGGGAAGAGACtttgctttttctagtatgctatgtaccttgatgggggtgtacaggacctttgtcaagtgtacaatggTTGGATATCTGGATCTATTCTTTCGTATACCAACcatcgggtggttctgggggaataatctagaaaacCGGCTCTGCAGAGGGGGACTAGCTCTATTTCTTCTAGTACGCAGTGGACTTGACCTCATGGGTTGGTCCAAGGCCCTTCAGCTGGGGAGGAGGGAGAGACGTCTTCTCCAGGGAGGTTTGTCTGCAGAGGTCAGCATCCGTCTCCAATtggatggtttaaaaaaaaataaataaataaaaaaaaaaaattacaaaataaaaataggaTTCTCACTAAATACGCCCTGAGACGTTAGTGCCTCAAAGGAACATGGATCAGTGATGCTCTGCCTTACAGCCCTGGAAGGACGCCTGGCCTAACTGCCCAGCTTGAAGGCCACTTGGGGACAACCCAGAGGACAGGCCCTGCAGAGGGAAGAGACtttgctttttctagtatgctatgtaccttgatggggtgtacaggacctttttCAAGTGCACAGTGATCGGATATCtggatctattcttttggataacaaccttcgggtggttctggggaataatctagaagaccggctctgcagaggaaACTAGCTCTGTTTCTTCTAGTACGCAGTGGACTTGTCCTCATGGGTTGGTCCAAGGCCCTACAGCTGGGGAGGAAGGAGAGACGTCTTCTCCAGGGAGGTTTGTCTGCGGAGGTCAGCATCCAATGTCTCCAATTGtatggtttagaaaaaaaaatacaaaaaagaggTTAGGAGGGAGGgacgtgggaaccaagcctggaaACAGGctgaacccgcctgatgagccctttggttggtagagtcctcgcaggaatagtttcggctgagtggcaggagttcgaatctctTCTCATTTAGAAGCTATTAccctaaatgaattccagtggatgtaCTGTATAgtctcaaggtagaattcggtattaaatgccattgtggttgatatttacattgattaaaatgacTAGTGTTAgtgatgtgtgcgtgtatatatatatatatatatatatgtgtgtgtgtgtgtgtgtgtgtgtgtatatgtaaattatatacatatatatatatatatatatatttatttctatattatatatatatgtaaattatatacatatatatatttatttctaaattatatatttatttctaaattatatatatatatatatatatacacacacacatatatatatagatatatatatatatatatatatataaatatatatatatatatatatatatatttatatatactgtatatatatactgtatatatactgtaatgtatatatatatatatatatatatttatatatactgtatatatatactgtatatatatatatatatatatatacatatatatatatatatatataaatatttatatatatatatatatatatatataaatatatatatatatatatatatatgtatatatatatatatatatatacagtatatataaatatatatatatatatatatatacatacagtatatatacagtatatatatacagtatatataaatatatatatatatatatatatatttatatatatatatatatatatctatatatatatgtgtgtgtgtatatatatatatatatatataatttagaaataaatatatatatgtatataatttacatatatatataatatagaaataaatatatatatatatatataatatatatgtatataatttacatatacacacacacacacacatatatatatatatatatatatacatatatatatatatatatacacacacatcactaACACTAgtcattttaatcaatgtaaatatcaaccacaatggcatttaataccgaattctaccttgagacTATACAGtacatccactggaattcatttagggTAATAGCTTCTAAATGAGAagagattcgaactcctgccactcagccgaaactatgcctgcgaggactctaccaactgagctatcaagagagatttgaTACttaagttggtagagtcctcgcaggcatggtttcagctgagtggcaggagttcgaatctctgATCAGCCAGTAGCTATTACCGCAAATGAATTCTAGAGGACATACTGTATAgtctcaaggtagaattcgatattaaatgccattgtagttgatatttacacacacacacacacatacacacacacacaccatctactccctagtttgcaatttggttttcgtaaaggccttggagcatgtgatgcccttcttacaatctccaatgctgtacagaaatcccttgattgtggtcgggaagttcgtatgattggccttgattttagtgctgcctttgaccgtgttaatcatgaggcccttgttttcaaactgaaacagttgggagtgggtgggttgtttcttagcattattattgattttttaagtaatagatctcaaagagttgttgttgatgggcaccatagtgattataggaatgtgatatccggtgttccacagggtagtgttcttggcccattacttttcatactatatacacatgacatgtggtttggcctagaaaacaagcttgttgcatatgcagatgatgctactctctttgcaatcaattccatcccctgaatgtagatcttgggttggtgaatcccttaatagagatttagctagaattagtgcatggtgcaaattatggggtatgaagttgaatcctaacaaaacttaaagtatgattgtaagtaggtcaaggacggtggctcctcaacatccggatctcatgattgataatgtttctttaaatatgtatgactctttcaaaattttaggtgtgattctcgacagtaaatttacttttgagaaacatataaggtctctgtcttcttcaattgcacaaaaaataggcttattgagaaagtctttcaagattttcggtgatcaatctattctgaagaagtgtttttaattctttcattctaccttgttttgagtattgttctcctgtttggtcttcagctgctgattctcatcttaatttgttggacagaaacttacggtctattaaatttcttattcctgatctagatattaatctctggcaccgtcgttcaattagttcattatgcatgttgcataagatttttcataactctgaccatcctttacattcagatctccctggacaattctatcctgttcgtaatactaggcaggcagttaattctaatagccaggccttctccatcacgagactcaatactacgcagtactctagaagttttattccagctgttaccaagttgtggaatgatcttcctaattgggtggttgaatcagtagaactt encodes the following:
- the LOC137633797 gene encoding processed variable antigen-like: MRSCPIIGGVLRAADEVERCELRLMEMQREAERFNEQLNSNWLLRKLLPEFQLGGIEEEVISIASSNHTIYIGVALTVFVMAGRIFWAVTRKSEEKSKEDEEEEIGKVERAEDDEVCSDETEEESTFENEVSDESSVEAAADEDIYPQDEIPQTEEEKETDELETSEEIVMENSTEKEPVLESKKEEFFNNETEEEEASVRDEDISPEVEQITELGEEENIMDVPTASEESEVLAERKKTDVPTESEDSEVLAEREETDIPTESKDSEVLAEWEETDVPTRSEDSEVLAEREGTDVSTESKERDNIQQAVREHSQETYEYSEYGFNGDAEEKEEDQEDEYYEEEYYEEYDEDYFYEESLLRGSGVHWD